The Pleuronectes platessa chromosome 24, fPlePla1.1, whole genome shotgun sequence nucleotide sequence TGCGTCGACTCACCTCCTCCTTGAGCTCAGACATCATCGTGTCCAGGATGAGGCTGTCGTCCAGGTCCCAGCGGACTTTGAACTCCGCCATGGCGTTGATGTAGTGGTTTATGAACTGTTTCTCCACCTTCTTCAGAAGGTGCAGCACCCAAACGGGATCGGGGTCTTGGGACAGTTTTTGGGACAGAGGCGCTCGCAGGACAGTCGAGGGTGTTCCTGAGCTGGTGTCGTCCAGCGGCTCCTGCTCGTTGTCGGTGGGGGACTTGGAGCTGTCGTTGGCAGAGCTCTTGTCCGAGGATGACGGGTTCTCTGTGGCTTTCGGGCTGTCCAGACTTTGAGGGAGTGTACTTTGATCTTCACTCGGCACCTGCACCTCGGGTAAAGATTCAATCTCCTTCGGAGGTGTTtcgtgtccatctttatttccatTCTCCTTTCCCGACCCGCCGGAGCCACTGCTCATTCCCACCCCGGATGAGGACCTCGGTGGAGTCACCTGCTCCTTGCCGATGTCCTTGCCCTTCTTGAACTCAGTGTCACTGGGCCCAGTGAGCCAGAGCGACTGGAGTATGGTCATGATCTCGTCATACTGGTGGTTAGGGTTTTTCTGCAGGTCACAACCGGGTCTAAGTGCCGGCTCGATGAGCTGGAGCTGGGCCAAACAATCCAGGAACCCTCTGGCTGACGTGCTCAGTCGACGGCCATAAACTGGAGACACCTACAGAAGACAGCAATTATAACAACAGAATGATATGATCGCATAGACAAAGTAAAGAAAAGTCCTTAAAATACCTCTGGCAAACTTCGGCATCGGCCCAGAGAAGAACTCAGAAGAACCTTCATCACAGCCACAGACGGATGCAAATTCCTGGGCAGAGAGTCAGCACTTTCCAGCCCAGTGGGGCAAGACGCCACCTTCTCATCACCCGGAGCTGGATCTgaattctgctcctcctctgccgtgtcacatttagcttctccctctttctctgctccctcctcaacctcagccttctcctcgtcctccactTTATCGTCTTCAGGACTCTCCCCCACCtgtgccacctcctcctctccaggtttctcctccgcctcctgctccccctcttCTAGCTCGTCGCCCAGTGCCAGCATACCGCTGTTGGCAGGAATGCTCCGCAGCCAGTTGTTCACCACCTCGTTGGGGGAAGCGTTGGGCAGACAGGCAGGTGTGAGGTCGGGCTTTTTCTCCTTCTGGTTCCTTTTTCTCTGACTCTTTGGGCTTTTCTCTCCCCCCGTTCGGTCACTGGTTTTGCTGGCCTTCGACTCTGGTCTGTCCGGACACGCAGCCATGGTTTCCTTCAGCAGGTCGGCAGcggacagagagtgagacagagtggTCTCACTCTCCACTTTGCTGCTTGGTCTGGAGTCATGCAGGGGACAGGGGTCCGAGGATTTGACAAGTGTCTCCACGTCGCCACTGTTGCTTCCTGCTTTAGATCTGGACTCACGGCCTTTGACTGATCTGACTTTGGTTTTGGACCCAGATTGAGCCGAAGCTGCTGATTCAGGCCTGAGGCAAAACGGACTCTTGGAGTGGACACTGGCTGCAACGTCTTCTTGCCCTTTGACCTCACTGATGTTTCCAGTGTCATTACTTGATGAATCTCCAACTGGGGTCTTTGCTACATTGGCACTTGATGATGACATTGAAGACGAGGTTCTGTTGTTGTGGGCGCTCAGATTTCTAGTTTTTGACTCACTTTCCGTTTGAAGGTTATTTTCTGTCACTTTGGCGCTACGGCTACGTGAGGACTTTTGGGATCTGCCGCTTTTGGTAGAAATTGCACTGGCTGCTCTTTCTGCGTTTTGCCCTCCACCGTCTTCTTCATCTCGACCATCACCGCCTCCAGGAGTTTTTATCGTGGGGATATCGACAGCTGGAGGATTGTGGGACAAAGTGCTTTTATTCCTGGACGCTCTTCCTTCCACATCTTTCTTTGCAGCAGAGCCCGTCTGGCTTTTAGGACCCTCAGATGCTGCCGTCTTCACTCGGCCTTTACTCTCAGTGTTTgtgcaaaaggaaaaacatgacTTCCCACTGTCTGAATCAGCTGCTTCTTGGTCTTCGGGCAACCCGAGAGAGACTGAGCCTGATGAGCATCGACTCAACGGCTGCTCGGTGCCTCCTGaatccctcctctgtctcttggAAGAGGATGATAAGAAGCTTGCAGCCTGTTCAGTAGCCTCCTCATCATTTCCCTCCTTCTGATCCTCCCCTGAAGCTGCTCCACAGCGACATTTGGACCGGCCAGATTTAGCCGAGGTTGCGGACCGAACTGACAAAGCACTCGGACCTCTCGTCTCCCCCAAACCGGGGCCAGGCACCAACTGTCGTGCAGAGGATTGACGACTGCCGGGTGCGGCTGGAGCTTTACGTCCACTATGATTGGATGAAACATGAGATTTTCTAGATTTAGCTGATGCAGCGCTTGGAGCTCTCTCTGTCGTCTCATTTCCTTCGTCCTCAACCTCCTCTGCCGAGTTGATGGTAACGGCATTTGGACCCGGTGACGCCGACTTGACATTGGACCGTGCTGACGATTTGGACTTGACAGACATGGCACTGGCAACCCGCTCTTCGGTTTCAGTTTGCTGCTCGTCTCCAtgtggagaagctgcagagcaCTTGGACTTCCTGGACTTCCCAGACGCGGCACTAGGACTTCTGTCCACGTCTGTCTTTGAATGGTGGGACTTCTCAGATAGAGCTGATTTACCAGATAAAACACTGGCAGTCCGCTCTTTAGCATCTCCTGTATTCTTATTGGACATTGTGGACCGGGCGCTGGCTGCTCTGTCTGGctcatgttgtgtttcttcttccaccatctcACCTTCTGTCTCCTCGGGTTCCTCTTCTAACTTTGAGCTCGGAGATACCTCAGTTTCATTTTCTTCGCAGTTAGACTTGCGTGACTTTGAGGACTTTACAGAACCATTTGTTGATTTGACTGATCTGGCAGACGTTTGACTTGCTGGCCTTTCCTCTCCCTGAGCCTCCGACCTGGGCGAAAGTGACCTCTCtgaagctttggtggacttatGGGAATTATTAGACTTGACTGACAGATTAGACTTGACTGACATGGCACTCGCTGTTCTGTTCTGCCCGTCTGTCCCTTCTTCCTGTCTTGTTGCTTCCCCAGCACCTGGAGATTTAACTTTAGCACAGCGGCTGCACGCGGACCTGTGAGAAGTGCTCGACTGTGCTGTCACATTTGATTTTGCTGACAGGGCACTATGGGGTCTCTCAGAAAGGCTACTTGGAGACTTTTTGCGTGTCTTCTCCTCTTCGACGGCTGTATCTTCAGTTGGGGAGGCAGCGTTACTTTTTGAGGGACAGTTGGACTTGTGAGATTTGACTGAAGTGATGGTCTTTGCCGAAACACCTGATTTGACCGACAACGAGCTGATTGCTCTCTCTCCCACGACTTCCTCTCTTGTTCTCGTGTCAGGTGTTTTAGACTTCCTGGACCTGGCAGACATGTTGCTgaggctcctctcctcctctttgtccacTGTGATACCAGTGACCCCATTATTACCAGACCTGTGTGACCTATTGGACCTGTGGCTGGTTGCTGAGATGGCACTCGGagccctttcttcttcttttacttCAGGAGTGGATGCACTGGACGCGACACTAGATGCTCTGCACTCCAAGACGTTTGATTCTGCAGAATTGCGGCCACAGTTGGTGAGGTTGGACTTGTTGGATTGTGTTGACCCGACTGAATCCTCCGAGGTGTCATCATTACTTTCGCTGGAGCCGTTCTCCTGCTTGTGTTGCGGTGAACCAGGGTTTGAAGTGGCTCCTTGTTTGCAGCCGCCACAGTCAGGGCACACAGTCGATGCCCCTGATTTCCTAGAGCCGGTTGAAAGTCCTGTGCGACCAGACCTGCAAGAAGCTCTGCTCGCTTTGGACTTGGAGCTGGGGGCGCGATCCATCTCCTCTGCTTCAGCTGCTGGAAGTTGCGTGACAGATCCACAGCAACAGGAAGAAGCTGCAGACACTGCActgctcgctctctcttccccgtcCTTGTGCTTTTTAACTGTTGAGATTTTGCTTGATGgagatggtgatggttcattgCTGTGATGGCACCGTGAGGCGCTGGGTGgcaggtcctcctcctcctcatcctgatCCTCCTCTAATGACTGCAGGACATTTGAGGAGCAGCTGACTGCAGACTGTGGACGCTCCTGCTCTTCCTCGATCatcacctcttcctcccctgACTTGCTGCTGAGAGGTCGATGGTTGCTGTCTCTGGTAACGACTTCGCTGCGGCTGTGGCACCGGCTCACCCTGCACACCTCAACGTGTTTGTCTCCGTCCTGCTCCACCTCTACTGTGTGTTCAACCTGCTCCGTcacacacatctcctcctgGATCAGCTGGCTCTGCTCTGAGCCTGAGCCGCCTCCGCAGCTGGAGAGCTGAGCTCGACGGTGCACCACTCTCCTGGAATTACAGGAAGAAGACGAGCTCGaggagtttgtgtgtctccttCTGGTGTGGCTGGACGTGAGTGGATGTGGGGGTGGGACGAGAGGCTGTTTGCGGCTGTGTGCTGGATTCTCCCACAAGTCGTAGTGCTGCTCCGGTCGCTGGTAACAGCAGGGGCAGTGGTTTGCTTCCAATGCATGCTGCACAGGTTGGCTGGAGTAATCCACCACCTCCGGGTCGAATGACATGGAATCAGGATCGGAGCAGCTTTCCGATTGGCCATTGTGCAGGTAGTGGGGCTGGACCTGGCTCAGGGGACAACAGTCATTGGTCAGAGATGGGGATTTTTTTATCTGCGTGGACCAGTGGACGGTCTCATCGTTGTGGAGGCGAAAGCGGACCCTCATCTCGACTGAGAGGCTACCGTCTTTATTCACAAGCACACGCTTTTCGATGTCATCGTTCATAATCGCCGGTCGGGCCTGGGAGTAGGAGCTGACGCCGTTCCCGTACGACTTCTCTGAAGACATCGAGAAATGGTTGGAGCGGTTTGAGGAGTCAGAACGAGGGTGGATGATGCTCTTCTTGGTTTCCAGACCAAAGTTCACTGCAAGgagaataagaaaaaacaaataagattCACATTCTcttgctgcttttatttttaactatGTTCACCTACACCTGAACAAACAACGTACCATTTTTCTTGCTCTCATGTCCTTCGCTGTACTCGCTGGCTCTGGACTGAGCTCCATGAGGCGGGGATCTGGCTCCCTGAACGGCAGGAGATCTGGCCCCGTTTCCCGGAGTCCTGGGGCTGAGACCGGGCGACCTGCTGTCCAGACCAGGCAGCTTTTCCTCCGAGTTCTTCTTGATGAAGTTGGCCAACACGGGACTGAACGCTTCCCGGCCGACGCACACCAACACGGGGGGGCAGGTCATCAAGCTCTGCACGGTGTCGATCTGGAAACAAAGTCACcggagtaaataaataaaaagtaaatattaATCGTCTCTAAGCGATCAAATAGAAATCCCTTCTTACCTTGCGTCCCTCTGCAGTGTAGAGCTTGCGAACGTGAAACTGCATCACCTCTGACACTTCATCCAGGAACGCCCCGAGGCTCCTGGTCGACCTCCTGCTCAGCACCACGCTCCTCCTCGTGCCCGGCTCGCTGTTCTTCACCAGCAGGATCCGCCGCTGCCTGTAGGGCTGATGGTTGGGTGGTGTCGCAGACGAGCTCTCGGGCCGCTGGGGTCTGCGGTTGTGATGGGACCAGATGCTTGGGCGTTTGCTTGCCAGCTCCATGTTGATTGGCTTAGCCTGGCGCCGGTCAGAGCACAGGTAGCAGCCGCCGTCCTGGAGCTGCTCGAGGTGTTGGATGGTGTTGGTGCCACGGGGAGTGGTTACAGTCCGCACACCAAACGGAAGGGGCACCTGTGTGGGGACAATATATATACTTCTTATATAGCATagaatctgtctgtctatctattctAGATATCTGCAGCCTCACTATCGGCTTCAATAGAAACCTCGACATCCCAGCTCCCGTCCCACTGACCTTTTGGGAAAGGTCGTCCAGCAGGGCATCGAAGCATTTGAAGCTGCGCTTGTGGACGGCCATCCTGACGCCCCCGAACTGGCTGTCGCCGCTTTTGTAGAAGGTGATCCGCTTCGCCGGGCAGTCTGTGGTCACGTGGGCGAGGCGCACGTCGGAGGGGGGAGGTGAGGCGAGGGGTGAGTCATGTTTTGACGGGGCCCGGGGGTCCCACATCCCTACCTGGACTGAATGCATGCTGCGTTCTCACACACAACTGAgggagacacacaaatacacaatagTAAATCTAGAGAAGTCATCACAAGGCAAAACGTACATTTGAAGAACCGGAGccttcaggtgaggggtggaacCTGGTGTTGATCAAGCAGGACAAGTTCTCCCATCACTGTtgttaaaatgtccaaaaagaataaaatattatatataaagaaaCACTGATCACATTTCAAAATTGGGACAAAAGACCAAAAGACTGGCTTCAACTTTGTGCCCTGGAACAGTCACATAATAATTTGACCCTACAACGCAGGGACGTTAAGGACAGAGCTTCCCACGGATATATTTAGTGAAGCAGAAATCCAATTTTAGAGCTTGCATAATGTACAGTAAGTAATTCATCCCCTTCCACTTTGTGTTATAAGCTCACAATGTACTTGTCAACACCCCAGAGGGACACCTTGTATTCAGTCAAATGTTAATAATCATCATGGTGACttttaataacatttataaaaaagggGAATGTTCAAACAGGCTGATCAGGGTTTAAAGTCCCATGAGACAAGACTTCAGGCCAAAGCAGTGATCTTAGCTGTGGACTTTCCCAAGGTGACAGTCTGTCCTCTTTAATCCCCCTTCAGTTCCTGAACTACCTCACATCTCACATCCGTCCATACCCATTCACTTACAGTATTATTAACCCAGCCGTTCTTCTTGTTCAAACTTCAAAGTTTTCCACAACCCACTAAAAGTGCTGCTTAATTTCTTCAATAACTGAttgttaaaatgtcaagagcatATTTTCTCAGAGACGAAGGCCatgaatttaaattatttgCAGTGATATCAAAGAATATTCTCTTGTAATATGATGTGTGATAGTAAATTCTCAGATTTAAGAAGCCGTAAGTGAGGAAAGTTTGGCATTTTTTAAGGCACTTTGGAATTTGTTTcaaaaggtgctatataaaaaaagttattataaatattaaaacacgAGTGatacaacatttaaacaaaaggttGGAAACATACACCAGCAACATGTTAAGGCACATAAAACAATTTATATCACTATTAAAAACCTTTGTAGCATTTTGACGACATTTAAACTGCTGACTGTTTAACGACAGGAAAAACTTATTAATAATGATTTCTATCATCATTCACCAATTTAACACAACTTAAACCAACATAAAACTATTTAAGAACAATCACCATGATGACCACGAAACCATGTTGAGTTTACCTCCATCTATCACGGACACTACTCACATGTTTACGAATCATGGTCCAAGGTGGTGGGAAAAAGCTGGAGGgaagctgtgtgtgtccgtggagtgtgtgtgtgtctctgtctgctgcctgTGATGACATGTAGCTGCACAGTGAGCCCCCCCGGCTCTACAGCTCTCAG carries:
- the rp1l1a gene encoding retinitis pigmentosa 1-like 1 protein, whose protein sequence is MHSVQVGMWDPRAPSKHDSPLASPPPSDVRLAHVTTDCPAKRITFYKSGDSQFGGVRMAVHKRSFKCFDALLDDLSQKVPLPFGVRTVTTPRGTNTIQHLEQLQDGGCYLCSDRRQAKPINMELASKRPSIWSHHNRRPQRPESSSATPPNHQPYRQRRILLVKNSEPGTRRSVVLSRRSTRSLGAFLDEVSEVMQFHVRKLYTAEGRKIDTVQSLMTCPPVLVCVGREAFSPVLANFIKKNSEEKLPGLDSRSPGLSPRTPGNGARSPAVQGARSPPHGAQSRASEYSEGHESKKNVNFGLETKKSIIHPRSDSSNRSNHFSMSSEKSYGNGVSSYSQARPAIMNDDIEKRVLVNKDGSLSVEMRVRFRLHNDETVHWSTQIKKSPSLTNDCCPLSQVQPHYLHNGQSESCSDPDSMSFDPEVVDYSSQPVQHALEANHCPCCYQRPEQHYDLWENPAHSRKQPLVPPPHPLTSSHTRRRHTNSSSSSSSCNSRRVVHRRAQLSSCGGGSGSEQSQLIQEEMCVTEQVEHTVEVEQDGDKHVEVCRVSRCHSRSEVVTRDSNHRPLSSKSGEEEVMIEEEQERPQSAVSCSSNVLQSLEEDQDEEEEDLPPSASRCHHSNEPSPSPSSKISTVKKHKDGEERASSAVSAASSCCCGSVTQLPAAEAEEMDRAPSSKSKASRASCRSGRTGLSTGSRKSGASTVCPDCGGCKQGATSNPGSPQHKQENGSSESNDDTSEDSVGSTQSNKSNLTNCGRNSAESNVLECRASSVASSASTPEVKEEERAPSAISATSHRSNRSHRSGNNGVTGITVDKEEERSLSNMSARSRKSKTPDTRTREEVVGERAISSLSVKSGVSAKTITSVKSHKSNCPSKSNAASPTEDTAVEEEKTRKKSPSSLSERPHSALSAKSNVTAQSSTSHRSACSRCAKVKSPGAGEATRQEEGTDGQNRTASAMSVKSNLSVKSNNSHKSTKASERSLSPRSEAQGEERPASQTSARSVKSTNGSVKSSKSRKSNCEENETEVSPSSKLEEEPEETEGEMVEEETQHEPDRAASARSTMSNKNTGDAKERTASVLSGKSALSEKSHHSKTDVDRSPSAASGKSRKSKCSAASPHGDEQQTETEERVASAMSVKSKSSARSNVKSASPGPNAVTINSAEEVEDEGNETTERAPSAASAKSRKSHVSSNHSGRKAPAAPGSRQSSARQLVPGPGLGETRGPSALSVRSATSAKSGRSKCRCGAASGEDQKEGNDEEATEQAASFLSSSSKRQRRDSGGTEQPLSRCSSGSVSLGLPEDQEAADSDSGKSCFSFCTNTESKGRVKTAASEGPKSQTGSAAKKDVEGRASRNKSTLSHNPPAVDIPTIKTPGGGDGRDEEDGGGQNAERAASAISTKSGRSQKSSRSRSAKVTENNLQTESESKTRNLSAHNNRTSSSMSSSSANVAKTPVGDSSSNDTGNISEVKGQEDVAASVHSKSPFCLRPESAASAQSGSKTKVRSVKGRESRSKAGSNSGDVETLVKSSDPCPLHDSRPSSKVESETTLSHSLSAADLLKETMAACPDRPESKASKTSDRTGGEKSPKSQRKRNQKEKKPDLTPACLPNASPNEVVNNWLRSIPANSGMLALGDELEEGEQEAEEKPGEEEVAQVGESPEDDKVEDEEKAEVEEGAEKEGEAKCDTAEEEQNSDPAPGDEKVASCPTGLESADSLPRNLHPSVAVMKVLLSSSLGRCRSLPEVSPVYGRRLSTSARGFLDCLAQLQLIEPALRPGCDLQKNPNHQYDEIMTILQSLWLTGPSDTEFKKGKDIGKEQVTPPRSSSGVGMSSGSGGSGKENGNKDGHETPPKEIESLPEVQVPSEDQSTLPQSLDSPKATENPSSSDKSSANDSSKSPTDNEQEPLDDTSSGTPSTVLRAPLSQKLSQDPDPVWVLHLLKKVEKQFINHYINAMAEFKVRWDLDDSLILDTMMSELKEEVSRRIQSSIEREIRKIKGRAGRGGRSPRPPQGAHLSRESTMTEKRRRILKVMKNQSVKTTDSVSDEEMEGDFSDQRSDDEYCPCDACVRKKMDARPLMVNPLAANAPVKMEFDLLKILQLKKSPEPAPVAVHQSAELEGEEGRNLEVVQEEEEEEEEEEETKEDIKAEFVLEDMIPEEDEEEEEEKVEKEENSEEGKEQEEGEKEGEETGEEGAQGNDDEEEEGEAECQCQCARNEEESDKAEEEEEAEETGDNTGEDEVEDDEDETGTGEEESDLETVKEAPVGKGETTEGQEEEEEEEECEASDSKPVEEETTGKESGEEEAEDEDDGENGGGEEESHEEGEGGESEEQEGPPPQDQGATEGEEADAEDSDTDKKSPSDTSADEVVAGTTGDEEEKEAGGGDAVEEFKPEEEEEEEEVKGSRKEAGALLHQFTRTSVESQPGSLEDIHTDSAPVSTIEVPKMGSTGGGASPKRSRSPGRVKCRKPKDRDMDQDDY